The following proteins are encoded in a genomic region of Dyadobacter sp. UC 10:
- a CDS encoding sugar phosphate isomerase/epimerase family protein, with product MHIDRKTFLKELSFLTGASLLSKNLSAAGLLAARPEMQLGLVTYLWGKDWDVPTIIKNCTDTKIHGVELRVEHAHQVMPELSAAARVEVKKQFADSPVQIVGLGTNQQYDYPDQAKLKASIDRTKEFIKLSADIGASGVKVKPNALHKDVPTEETLEQIGKSLRELAKYAADMGQQLRLEVHGAETQELPNIKKIMKYASHPNAKICWNCNPQDLNGAGFQSNFDLVKQYFGDTLHVRELDRTDYPYKELIANLIKMNYKGWVLLECHTNPEDKVKAMHEQRAVFDRMVV from the coding sequence ATGCATATCGACAGAAAAACATTCCTGAAAGAACTTTCCTTTTTGACCGGCGCTTCGCTGCTTTCAAAGAATTTGTCGGCGGCGGGCCTGCTGGCTGCCAGGCCTGAAATGCAGCTGGGGCTTGTCACTTACTTGTGGGGCAAAGATTGGGATGTACCTACGATTATCAAAAACTGCACGGATACTAAAATCCACGGCGTCGAGCTTCGGGTCGAGCATGCGCACCAGGTCATGCCCGAGCTCAGCGCGGCTGCCCGCGTGGAAGTGAAAAAGCAATTTGCCGACAGCCCGGTGCAGATTGTAGGCCTGGGGACCAATCAGCAATACGACTATCCCGACCAGGCCAAACTGAAAGCGTCGATTGACCGCACAAAAGAGTTCATCAAGCTCAGCGCAGATATCGGTGCTTCCGGCGTGAAAGTGAAGCCAAACGCGCTCCATAAGGATGTGCCCACGGAGGAAACGCTTGAGCAAATCGGAAAGTCGCTCAGGGAACTGGCGAAATATGCGGCGGATATGGGCCAGCAGCTCAGGCTGGAAGTCCACGGCGCCGAGACGCAGGAACTGCCGAACATTAAAAAGATCATGAAATATGCCAGCCACCCGAATGCAAAAATATGTTGGAACTGTAACCCGCAGGATCTGAACGGCGCAGGGTTTCAGTCGAATTTTGATTTGGTCAAACAGTATTTTGGAGATACACTCCATGTCCGTGAGCTGGACAGGACGGATTATCCTTACAAAGAACTGATCGCTAATCTGATCAAGATGAACTACAAAGGCTGGGTGCTGCTCGAATGCCACACCAACCCGGAGGATAAAGTAAAGGCAATGCACGAGCAGCGGGCAGTTTTTGACAGGATGGTGGTTTAA
- a CDS encoding DeoR/GlpR family DNA-binding transcription regulator, producing the protein MTTITERHQLILQELKKTGTVNIVELSDLMQVSGVTIRKDLKILEDKGLLFRTHGGGSLHNPYAMERPINEKQFINAEEKQHIAKTAAELIQQNDSIMIGSGTTVFELARFLYPAKQITVITPAVKVALELSNRPNVEVLQLGGLIRQNSSSVAGSYAEYILANISCGILFIGVDGIDLDFGLSISNLTEAGLNQKMISTAQTVAVLADHTKFGKRGIAKICELDQIHYIVTDQHTSADTIKSLEERGIKVLTGN; encoded by the coding sequence ATGACAACCATCACCGAGCGGCACCAGCTCATTTTACAGGAACTGAAAAAAACAGGTACGGTCAATATTGTCGAACTATCGGATCTGATGCAGGTTTCAGGCGTTACGATCCGGAAGGACTTAAAGATATTGGAAGATAAAGGATTGCTTTTTCGGACGCATGGCGGCGGCTCGCTCCATAATCCATACGCAATGGAAAGGCCCATTAACGAAAAGCAATTTATCAATGCCGAGGAAAAACAGCACATTGCCAAAACCGCTGCGGAACTGATCCAGCAGAACGATTCCATTATGATCGGTTCGGGAACGACCGTTTTTGAGCTGGCGCGCTTCCTTTATCCTGCCAAACAGATCACAGTCATCACTCCCGCCGTAAAAGTTGCGCTGGAACTTAGTAACCGGCCAAATGTGGAGGTGCTGCAGCTCGGCGGGCTGATCCGTCAAAATTCTTCTTCGGTAGCCGGTTCTTATGCCGAATATATCCTGGCCAATATTTCCTGCGGCATTCTTTTCATCGGCGTCGACGGCATCGACCTGGATTTCGGCCTGTCGATCAGTAACCTCACCGAAGCCGGGCTGAACCAGAAAATGATCAGTACCGCGCAAACTGTGGCAGTGCTGGCCGATCACACGAAATTCGGGAAGCGGGGAATCGCCAAAATATGTGAGCTCGATCAGATCCACTATATTGTCACCGACCAGCATACGAGTGCAGACACGATCAAAAGCCTGGAAGAACGCGGCATTAAAGTATTGACCGGCAATTAA
- a CDS encoding MFS transporter: MTSLVDKAGMPKHLAWGYLGILIFMMGDGVEQGWLSPYLLEHGMSIQQSASLFTVYGVTIAISSWFSGVLAEGYGPRKAMLMGILLYVIGTVGFVGLGMQQLNFPVMLLTYAIRGFGYPLFAYSFLVWITYRTPQQQLGRAVGWFWFVFTGGLNVLGAYYSSWAIDHLGYQNTLWTSIFWVSIGAFFALVLNKDQFRSASAAAGNTSTKAKELLKGLTIVQEEPKVLLGGIVRIINTTAQFAFPVFLPIYLAGHGFSTKEWLQIWGTIFTSNIIFNLLFGFVGDRLGWRNTIMWFGGVGCGVTTLLFYYSPVWFDGSFWLVMFCGVLWGGLLAGYVPLSALVPSLVKEEKGAAMAILNLGAGLPVFIGPAIVGLFIGSIGSEGVVWILAVLYFISAILTRFITLPQPAEQSVPTAGQPLI, from the coding sequence ATGACTTCACTGGTAGACAAAGCCGGTATGCCGAAACACCTTGCCTGGGGCTATCTCGGTATCCTCATCTTTATGATGGGCGACGGTGTGGAGCAAGGCTGGCTCAGTCCGTACTTGCTCGAACACGGCATGAGCATTCAGCAATCCGCCTCGCTATTTACTGTTTATGGCGTTACGATCGCTATTTCCTCCTGGTTTTCGGGTGTGCTCGCCGAAGGTTACGGCCCCCGGAAAGCGATGCTGATGGGCATTTTACTATACGTAATCGGTACGGTTGGATTTGTCGGTCTGGGGATGCAGCAGCTCAACTTCCCGGTCATGCTGCTCACGTATGCGATCCGCGGTTTCGGCTATCCGCTTTTTGCGTACTCATTCCTCGTCTGGATCACTTACCGTACACCGCAACAGCAGCTCGGCAGGGCGGTGGGTTGGTTCTGGTTTGTGTTTACAGGCGGACTGAACGTGCTCGGGGCGTACTATTCCAGCTGGGCAATCGACCATTTGGGTTATCAAAATACGCTTTGGACCTCTATTTTCTGGGTTTCGATCGGGGCTTTTTTTGCTTTGGTTTTAAATAAAGACCAGTTCAGATCGGCCTCCGCAGCAGCTGGCAACACTTCTACCAAAGCGAAGGAACTGCTGAAAGGACTCACGATCGTTCAGGAAGAGCCGAAGGTATTGCTCGGCGGCATTGTCCGTATCATCAATACCACGGCACAATTTGCATTCCCCGTTTTTCTGCCGATCTATCTGGCCGGCCACGGTTTTTCCACCAAAGAATGGTTGCAGATCTGGGGTACCATTTTCACCAGCAACATCATTTTCAATCTCCTGTTCGGCTTCGTCGGCGACCGGCTGGGCTGGCGCAATACGATCATGTGGTTTGGCGGCGTCGGCTGCGGGGTCACTACATTGCTGTTTTACTACTCCCCGGTCTGGTTCGACGGCAGTTTCTGGCTGGTTATGTTTTGCGGTGTGCTCTGGGGAGGTCTGCTGGCCGGCTATGTGCCGCTTTCGGCATTGGTACCTTCATTGGTCAAAGAAGAAAAAGGCGCGGCGATGGCCATTCTCAATCTGGGTGCGGGCTTACCTGTATTTATCGGGCCTGCGATTGTGGGCCTCTTTATCGGCTCGATCGGCAGCGAGGGTGTGGTGTGGATATTGGCGGTACTTTACTTTATCAGTGCGATTCTTACCAGGTTCATCACTCTCCCCCAGCCTGCGGAGCAGTCCGTTCCAACAGCCGGACAGCCTCTTATTTAA
- a CDS encoding 2-hydroxyacid dehydrogenase translates to MKVLVTAPYHEKALNTLNSQFGEVIYKPWKTQGRAYNAQELIALLKETNAEALITEHDEVTEAVIDACAGFHFIGVCRGTPSNVAVGAATRNGIPVFNTPARNAQAVAEMFIANLVNLMRNTLPAVAWLEGENWEAGAHTSYLQFKGNEIAGKTIGMVGFGAVGQTIANLLRHFPADIQYYDPFYTSEDEGYRKVDLPELFRTSDVVSIHLPVTRETEGMIGEDLIGLMKKDAIFVNTARAVVVKREALLHAIKNDLIRGAILDVFDHEPPDELDYQLIHHPHVLATPHIAGATFEVEDHHADIMNKSLHQFFTEKNHAIRQLVNREVLSAKVF, encoded by the coding sequence ATGAAAGTACTAGTCACCGCTCCCTACCACGAAAAAGCGCTGAATACCCTGAACAGCCAGTTTGGCGAGGTCATTTACAAACCCTGGAAAACACAGGGACGAGCCTACAATGCCCAGGAACTGATCGCCTTGCTAAAAGAAACCAATGCAGAAGCGCTCATTACCGAACACGACGAAGTAACCGAAGCGGTGATCGACGCCTGTGCCGGCTTTCATTTTATAGGTGTTTGCCGGGGTACGCCTTCCAATGTGGCCGTAGGTGCCGCTACCCGAAATGGAATTCCGGTTTTTAACACACCTGCCCGCAATGCCCAGGCCGTGGCCGAAATGTTTATTGCCAACCTGGTTAACCTTATGCGGAACACTTTGCCCGCAGTTGCATGGCTGGAAGGTGAAAACTGGGAAGCAGGTGCGCATACTTCCTACCTCCAATTTAAAGGCAATGAGATCGCAGGCAAGACAATCGGAATGGTAGGATTCGGGGCGGTAGGACAAACAATAGCGAACCTGCTTCGCCATTTCCCCGCTGATATTCAATACTATGATCCTTTTTATACGTCCGAAGACGAAGGTTACCGAAAGGTGGATTTGCCCGAACTGTTCCGTACCAGCGACGTGGTCTCTATTCATTTGCCGGTCACCCGGGAAACTGAGGGTATGATCGGCGAAGACCTGATCGGCCTGATGAAGAAGGATGCGATATTCGTTAATACGGCCCGTGCGGTGGTCGTCAAAAGAGAAGCACTGCTGCACGCTATTAAAAACGACCTGATCCGCGGGGCTATCCTGGATGTTTTTGACCACGAGCCACCTGATGAGCTGGATTATCAGCTGATCCATCACCCGCACGTACTCGCTACCCCGCATATTGCCGGCGCTACATTCGAAGTCGAAGACCATCATGCCGATATTATGAACAAAAGCCTGCATCAGTTTTTTACCGAAAAAAATCACGCGATCAGGCAGCTGGTGAATAGAGAGGTACTTTCAGCCAAAGTATTTTAA
- a CDS encoding FGGY-family carbohydrate kinase, with the protein MIPTKYYLIVDVGTGNVRVAIAESNGAVLGVESEDARYEKDDHYPESIFFSPAALWQQVISLTRKLLAKTGPVAISAITATSQREGIVTIDNTGKSVIGMPNIDHRGREWENEIADKDVIYRLTGRYPTSLFSAMKLIGLKNRLPEYWNNLKTFTSISDWILYKFSGTVGYEHSQACETLLYDVAKGSWSAELCDLFALDQKLLPPLHECSKTLGLILPEVADTFGISRHAIVIVGGSDTQLAIMSTYPSVQDMVVVSGTTTPVIKIEGQYILDDAQRTWTSRHTDQQSFLVEANAGVTGLNYQRLKEIFYPNESYETIEKEVASITENQCIAALGSLIADEKSPLIRGGFLFDTPVSHQLKRGHFVLATLWDIACSIFENYKSLSAVTSHDQDHIWVCGGGMQSRVLRQFLANLLHKKVVLRDNYRQASVNGGVLVCNAALGVTHEASPILETIHPQISKTQQQWYLQWKQARETFKTGLA; encoded by the coding sequence ATGATACCAACCAAATATTACCTGATTGTAGACGTCGGCACCGGCAATGTCCGCGTGGCGATAGCGGAGAGCAACGGCGCTGTGCTTGGGGTCGAAAGTGAAGACGCGCGCTACGAAAAAGACGATCATTATCCTGAATCCATATTTTTTTCGCCCGCTGCATTGTGGCAGCAGGTGATCAGTCTCACGCGAAAGCTTCTGGCAAAAACAGGCCCGGTAGCAATCAGCGCAATTACGGCGACCAGTCAGCGGGAAGGCATAGTGACGATCGACAACACCGGAAAGTCGGTCATCGGCATGCCGAACATTGATCATCGCGGGCGCGAATGGGAGAACGAGATAGCAGATAAGGATGTAATTTACAGGCTCACCGGCCGCTACCCTACCTCGCTATTTTCGGCTATGAAACTGATTGGCCTGAAAAACAGGCTGCCGGAATACTGGAACAATCTAAAAACTTTCACCAGCATCAGCGACTGGATCCTGTACAAATTCAGCGGAACGGTCGGATACGAGCATTCCCAGGCTTGCGAGACGCTTTTGTACGATGTGGCAAAGGGAAGCTGGTCGGCTGAACTATGCGACCTGTTCGCACTTGACCAAAAGCTGCTTCCTCCCCTGCATGAATGCAGCAAGACGCTGGGGCTGATCCTACCGGAAGTAGCCGACACTTTTGGCATTTCCCGGCACGCGATTGTGATTGTCGGCGGCTCGGATACCCAGCTGGCTATCATGAGCACCTACCCCTCTGTGCAGGATATGGTGGTAGTGTCCGGAACGACCACGCCGGTGATCAAAATTGAAGGTCAATACATATTGGACGACGCGCAACGAACTTGGACAAGCCGCCATACCGATCAGCAAAGTTTTTTGGTAGAAGCAAATGCGGGCGTAACCGGCCTGAACTACCAGCGGTTGAAAGAGATTTTTTACCCGAACGAATCTTACGAAACCATAGAAAAAGAAGTTGCGTCCATTACTGAAAATCAATGTATTGCAGCACTCGGATCACTGATTGCAGATGAAAAATCGCCCCTCATCAGAGGCGGGTTTCTTTTCGACACGCCAGTCTCGCACCAGCTGAAAAGAGGCCATTTTGTGCTGGCTACGCTATGGGACATTGCGTGCAGCATATTCGAAAACTACAAAAGCCTTAGCGCCGTGACTTCCCACGACCAGGACCATATCTGGGTTTGCGGCGGTGGAATGCAAAGCAGGGTATTGCGGCAGTTTCTGGCGAATCTGCTGCATAAAAAAGTAGTGCTGCGCGATAATTACCGCCAGGCTTCCGTGAACGGCGGCGTGTTGGTCTGCAACGCTGCCCTGGGTGTCACCCATGAAGCTTCCCCTATCCTGGAAACAATTCATCCGCAGATTTCCAAAACCCAGCAGCAGTGGTATTTACAATGGAAACAGGCGCGGGAAACATTTAAAACAGGCCTGGCATGA
- a CDS encoding FGGY-family carbohydrate kinase: MNSYFLGIDVGTQGVRVVLLDQTGKARSHAEKVFPLTSESRQEQSPLVWWDCCLHCLHELADFIKGNIEISDIRAVSVTSTSGTVIPLDENNIPVHDALMYSDPRSAEEGKMCRQVAETFHPEGYTGFNASSGLSKIVWFVNHFPEKIDRIKTWVHATDFLIGKLSGNYRTTDFTNALKTGFDVGTATWPAYIFQHLPLKKEWLQEVVPSGTVIGSLLPEISALLQIPEIKVVAGMTDGCASQVASGAVSPGDWNTTIGTTLVVKGVTTREIRDPLGRLYCHRHPEGYWMPGGASNTGADWISNGFQEELTVLNEAARQLIPTSLLAYPLMQAGERFPFISPEARGFAPEDIDKNQLFAANMEGVAYMERLSYELIEQLSGEQVNAVYTAGGASNSETWLTIRASVLNKPVYKCRQVTGAAGAAIVAASGSYFKTLTEAAKAMTSVEKVVQPVPELVAPYQAGYELFIEALRDRKYLN, encoded by the coding sequence ATGAATTCGTATTTTTTGGGGATAGATGTTGGCACACAGGGAGTGCGCGTTGTGCTGCTGGACCAAACCGGCAAAGCCCGGTCCCATGCGGAAAAGGTCTTTCCGCTGACTTCCGAATCCAGACAGGAGCAATCGCCGCTGGTATGGTGGGATTGCTGCCTGCATTGCCTGCACGAGCTGGCGGATTTTATCAAGGGAAATATTGAAATCAGCGACATCAGGGCCGTGTCGGTTACTTCCACTTCGGGTACCGTCATCCCGCTGGATGAAAACAATATACCCGTTCACGACGCTTTGATGTACAGCGATCCGCGGTCGGCGGAGGAAGGAAAAATGTGCCGGCAGGTAGCAGAGACTTTTCATCCTGAGGGTTATACAGGTTTTAATGCGTCAAGCGGTTTGTCAAAAATCGTATGGTTTGTCAATCATTTTCCTGAAAAAATAGATCGGATCAAAACCTGGGTGCATGCGACTGATTTTCTGATCGGGAAACTTTCGGGCAACTACCGCACTACTGATTTTACCAATGCACTGAAAACAGGATTTGACGTAGGAACGGCGACCTGGCCAGCCTATATTTTTCAGCACCTGCCTCTTAAAAAGGAATGGCTGCAAGAGGTCGTTCCCTCAGGTACGGTAATCGGTTCACTGTTGCCTGAAATTTCTGCTTTGCTTCAAATACCTGAAATAAAAGTAGTTGCCGGAATGACAGACGGTTGCGCTTCCCAGGTTGCCTCAGGCGCGGTCTCTCCCGGAGACTGGAATACGACGATCGGCACGACGCTGGTCGTCAAAGGTGTCACGACCCGTGAAATCAGGGACCCGCTCGGCCGGCTGTACTGCCACCGGCACCCTGAGGGTTACTGGATGCCCGGCGGTGCCAGCAATACGGGCGCGGACTGGATCAGCAATGGTTTTCAGGAAGAATTAACAGTGTTAAATGAGGCCGCGCGGCAGCTCATACCCACATCATTACTGGCATATCCACTCATGCAGGCCGGAGAGCGATTCCCCTTTATTTCGCCTGAGGCACGCGGTTTTGCGCCAGAGGATATTGATAAAAATCAACTTTTCGCTGCGAATATGGAAGGTGTTGCCTACATGGAGCGCCTTTCCTACGAGCTCATCGAGCAGCTTTCGGGAGAGCAGGTCAACGCGGTATATACCGCAGGGGGCGCCAGCAACAGCGAAACCTGGCTGACGATCCGGGCAAGTGTATTGAATAAGCCGGTCTATAAATGCAGACAGGTTACCGGGGCTGCGGGTGCTGCAATTGTGGCGGCTTCGGGCAGCTATTTCAAAACACTCACCGAAGCAGCAAAAGCGATGACATCAGTGGAAAAAGTGGTGCAGCCTGTCCCAGAACTCGTGGCGCCATACCAAGCTGGATATGAATTATTTATAGAAGCATTACGGGATAGAAAATATCTGAATTAA
- a CDS encoding histidine phosphatase family protein, translated as MLTVYLLRHGETFYNADGNRYCGTTDIGLTDKGKQQAHAAAELLKDIRFDAVYSSPLQRAFVTAQIASGNREVIADPRLLEANFGKWEGKTRAEFIAEDPESWQAWAENPDVTRAGQTGNTALEIVERVDDFFTEKQKEHIDGKIMVVAHNGLNRFYMAWKLGMPLKNYRRLVQDNSTITIFQLSDEGEFSLLKLNAR; from the coding sequence ATGCTGACTGTATATCTGCTCCGTCACGGAGAAACATTTTACAACGCCGACGGTAACCGTTACTGCGGCACAACTGACATCGGTCTTACCGACAAAGGCAAGCAGCAGGCACACGCAGCAGCTGAGTTACTGAAAGACATCCGCTTTGATGCGGTTTACTCCTCTCCGCTGCAGCGTGCTTTCGTAACCGCTCAAATTGCATCGGGTAACCGCGAAGTGATTGCCGATCCGCGTTTGCTTGAAGCCAATTTCGGGAAGTGGGAAGGCAAGACGAGGGCTGAATTTATTGCGGAAGATCCGGAATCGTGGCAAGCCTGGGCTGAAAACCCCGATGTAACCCGGGCCGGCCAGACGGGCAATACTGCGCTGGAGATCGTCGAACGCGTGGACGATTTTTTTACCGAAAAACAAAAGGAGCATATCGACGGAAAAATCATGGTTGTGGCACATAACGGGTTGAACCGCTTTTACATGGCCTGGAAACTCGGAATGCCGTTGAAAAACTACCGCCGGCTCGTCCAGGACAACTCCACTATTACTATTTTTCAACTCAGCGACGAAGGCGAATTCAGCCTGCTTAAACTCAATGCGCGATGA
- a CDS encoding glycerophosphodiester phosphodiesterase family protein — protein MKFRLKNLGLHSLVLSLTLLAISLSAVKGQNQIHVLKLKSAKDLHAFFRYTGNDVLLIAGHRGGMVKGFPENSIATFENTLKHTPAFFEIDPRLTKDSVLVLLHDATLDRTTTGKGKLSDYTYAQLKDIRLKDAEGNVTDFLIPTLSEAIEWARGKTILNLDHKDVPLQMTADLIRKHKADHFVMMTVHHPDEALFYLKKNKNSTFSAFIKTKKEFEDYQKAGVPFTQLIAYIGPLVKPDNKELYALLNNAGAMCMISAASSYDKLKSAEERKEAYQSIARDGASIIESDYPIELADAVKALVKDNSPKQKFFGKQVLKK, from the coding sequence ATGAAATTCAGACTAAAAAACCTTGGACTCCACTCACTGGTTTTATCTTTAACACTGTTAGCTATTAGCCTGAGTGCCGTGAAAGGGCAAAATCAGATTCATGTGCTCAAACTGAAATCAGCCAAAGATCTGCACGCTTTTTTTCGATATACCGGAAATGACGTGCTGCTGATCGCCGGTCACCGGGGCGGTATGGTGAAAGGATTTCCGGAAAATTCCATCGCGACTTTTGAGAACACCTTAAAACATACCCCCGCATTTTTCGAGATCGATCCGCGACTGACCAAAGACAGTGTACTTGTACTATTGCACGATGCGACGCTGGACCGCACCACCACCGGAAAAGGCAAGCTTTCGGACTATACCTATGCGCAGCTGAAAGATATCAGACTGAAAGATGCCGAAGGGAATGTGACCGATTTTCTGATCCCTACGCTTTCGGAAGCAATTGAATGGGCGCGTGGAAAGACCATCCTGAACCTGGACCACAAAGATGTACCTCTGCAAATGACCGCTGACCTCATCCGTAAACACAAAGCAGATCATTTTGTAATGATGACCGTCCACCACCCCGACGAGGCGCTATTTTATTTAAAGAAAAACAAAAACAGCACGTTCTCTGCTTTTATAAAAACAAAAAAAGAGTTTGAGGACTATCAGAAAGCGGGTGTTCCCTTCACCCAACTGATCGCCTACATTGGTCCGCTGGTAAAGCCCGACAATAAGGAGCTGTATGCGCTGCTGAACAATGCCGGCGCCATGTGTATGATATCGGCGGCTTCCTCCTATGACAAGTTAAAAAGCGCGGAAGAGCGGAAAGAGGCGTATCAGTCGATCGCGCGGGACGGCGCGTCGATCATCGAATCCGACTACCCGATCGAGCTTGCCGATGCAGTTAAAGCCCTGGTGAAAGACAATTCGCCAAAGCAGAAGTTTTTTGGTAAACAGGTTTTGAAAAAATAA
- a CDS encoding ABC transporter ATP-binding protein — protein sequence MLEAKSLTKKYGAHLALDNLNLTIRPGEIFALLGQNGAGKTTTINLFLGFIQPTGGSALVNGISVDEHPQEIKKHLAYIPETVTLYPNLTGLENLQYFSSLAGFKYSNQELSDLLTTSGLQSQSFEHKLAGYSKGMRQKVGIAIAVAKKAKVLLLDEPTSGLDPKASNEFSEIIRSLAENGTAILMATHDIFRAREVATNIGIMREGELVSTLNASEISANELEALYLQTV from the coding sequence ATGCTGGAAGCCAAAAGCCTCACAAAAAAATATGGTGCACACCTTGCGCTTGACAATCTGAACCTGACGATCCGGCCGGGTGAAATATTTGCGCTCCTCGGCCAAAACGGGGCGGGAAAAACGACTACGATCAACTTGTTTCTCGGCTTTATCCAGCCAACCGGCGGCAGCGCGCTTGTCAACGGAATTTCGGTGGATGAACACCCGCAGGAAATCAAAAAGCACCTGGCATATATCCCCGAAACGGTCACACTGTATCCAAACCTGACCGGGCTCGAAAACCTGCAGTACTTTTCTTCACTGGCCGGCTTCAAGTATTCTAATCAGGAATTGAGTGACCTGCTGACCACCTCCGGCCTGCAAAGCCAGTCGTTCGAACATAAGCTGGCGGGTTACTCGAAAGGAATGCGCCAAAAGGTAGGTATTGCTATTGCGGTAGCTAAAAAGGCGAAGGTACTGCTGCTTGACGAGCCGACCAGCGGCCTTGACCCCAAGGCTTCCAATGAGTTTTCAGAAATCATCAGGTCACTTGCAGAAAACGGCACGGCGATACTGATGGCTACCCACGACATTTTCAGGGCACGCGAAGTGGCTACCAACATCGGCATCATGCGTGAAGGTGAGCTCGTATCAACGCTAAATGCCTCTGAGATCTCAGCCAATGAGCTCGAAGCGCTTTATCTGCAAACCGTCTGA
- a CDS encoding ABC transporter permease has product MNPHLLIARNFRSNALKNRAVYILILFIGILLAYAVVTSWAGFVRQNESIARYQAQVRHDWLDNPDKHPHRMAHYGNFAFRPKAPLSIFDSGMESFFGNTVFLEAHKQNSVNFSEAGFSTGMLRFGEISMAMVLQILLPLLIFFIGFASIAAERENGTLKIILTQGISWKQLLTGKVIGLAQIAMILFVPVMATTFLLWFFLQNGQISADETVRLVLVTLSYSIYLLFFCVIAVLVSAMSKTSKSALVSLIGLWLMLTIVLPRASQALGTYLYPAPLKVTFQANIEKDVLKEGDSHNPDDIHYKALKDSLLAAHQVDSTHELPFNYSGFVMAEGEKISARIYNAHFDNLMKVYDSQNSFSKAMAFLNPFMAIKNLSMSLAGTDYRTYTDFQKQAEAYRYAMAQKMNELQIKYISNKKPGPTDKPVVIDQKHWEEVPEFEYKSPKVGAVFQYEATSFLAFIFWIALLVCLIQLLSNKLKVN; this is encoded by the coding sequence ATGAATCCCCACCTATTGATCGCCCGAAACTTCCGCAGTAATGCATTGAAGAACAGGGCTGTTTACATACTCATCCTGTTTATCGGCATCCTACTCGCGTATGCGGTGGTGACTAGCTGGGCTGGTTTTGTCAGACAAAATGAAAGCATTGCCCGGTACCAGGCCCAGGTGCGGCACGACTGGCTCGACAACCCCGACAAGCACCCGCACCGGATGGCGCATTACGGAAACTTCGCATTCCGCCCGAAAGCGCCTTTGAGCATTTTCGATTCCGGGATGGAAAGCTTCTTTGGAAATACCGTTTTTCTGGAAGCCCACAAGCAAAATTCGGTGAATTTCTCAGAGGCAGGTTTTTCAACCGGCATGCTGCGCTTTGGCGAAATCAGTATGGCGATGGTGCTCCAAATCCTGTTGCCTCTTCTGATTTTCTTTATCGGTTTTGCAAGTATCGCAGCCGAGCGTGAAAACGGCACATTGAAGATCATTCTGACGCAGGGTATCAGCTGGAAACAACTGCTGACCGGCAAAGTGATCGGGCTGGCGCAGATTGCGATGATCCTATTTGTGCCCGTAATGGCGACGACCTTCCTGTTATGGTTTTTTCTTCAAAACGGGCAGATTTCTGCTGACGAAACGGTCAGGCTTGTGCTTGTAACCCTGTCATACAGCATCTATCTGCTGTTTTTCTGCGTGATTGCCGTGCTGGTTTCGGCTATGAGTAAAACTTCCAAATCGGCGCTGGTATCCCTGATCGGTCTCTGGCTAATGCTGACGATTGTCCTTCCGAGGGCTTCACAGGCTCTGGGGACCTATCTCTATCCCGCACCCTTAAAAGTTACATTTCAGGCCAACATTGAAAAAGATGTCCTCAAAGAAGGCGACAGCCACAATCCCGATGATATTCACTACAAAGCTTTAAAGGATTCACTGCTGGCTGCTCACCAGGTAGATTCAACCCACGAGCTGCCCTTCAATTACAGCGGCTTCGTCATGGCTGAGGGCGAAAAAATCAGCGCGCGCATTTACAATGCGCATTTCGATAATCTGATGAAGGTTTACGACAGTCAGAACAGCTTCTCGAAGGCAATGGCATTTCTTAATCCATTTATGGCGATCAAAAATCTGTCCATGTCCCTGGCAGGAACCGATTACCGCACTTATACCGATTTCCAAAAACAGGCCGAAGCTTACCGCTATGCGATGGCCCAGAAGATGAACGAGCTTCAAATCAAATACATCAGCAACAAAAAACCGGGGCCGACAGACAAACCGGTGGTAATTGACCAGAAGCATTGGGAAGAAGTGCCTGAATTTGAATATAAATCCCCGAAGGTCGGCGCTGTGTTCCAGTATGAGGCGACCAGTTTCCTGGCGTTCATTTTCTGGATCGCCTTGCTGGTCTGCCTGATTCAATTACTATCTAACAAGCTGAAAGTCAATTAA